In a single window of the Tigriopus californicus strain San Diego chromosome 2, Tcal_SD_v2.1, whole genome shotgun sequence genome:
- the LOC131876837 gene encoding E3 ubiquitin-protein ligase RING2-like yields MSSNDPIEKSWDLSLYELHRVPQEAITDETEIAVSARALQSELTCPICLDMLTQTMTTKECLHRFCAECIVTALRSGNKECPTCRKKLVSKRSLRPDPNFDMLVEKIFPNREEYEAHQESILESLSRSHSQNFITSITDGIKAQMAHVKALNKKSKSQDDAPDSPHHTPITGNRNRDLDSDEEPTPSVTKKKKKVKPTSLQTSADDANDSGPGSSATQELEIVFKLHPKMLENKEVIEAIKESSTRYIKTTSKALVEHLCKYLAMRISLDFSPVKKETHTTPSSSSGGVGTNSTGMTSSVKDLTIFISPSPGQMVELTPNMSLKGVNEKYWMVNKPMEMLYAFHRH; encoded by the exons ATGTCGTCCAACGATCCGATCGAGAAATCCTGGGATCTGTCGCTGTACGAGTTGCATCGTGTGCCGCAAGAAGCCATCACGGATGAGACCGAAATCGCAGTGTCCGCTCGAGCTCTCCAATCCGAACTCACTTGTCCCATTTGCTTGGATATGCTCACTCAAACCATGACCACCAAAGAGTGCCTCCATAG ATTTTGCGCCGAATGCATTGTGACTGCCTTAAGATCCGGAAACAAGGAGTGTCCTACATGTCGCAAGAAACTCGTATCCAAACGGTCTTTAAGACCGGACCCGAATTTTGATATGTTGGTGGAGAAGATCTTTCCCAATCGCGAGGAGTATGAAGCCCACCAGGAATCCATACTGGAATCACTCAGTCGATCTCACAGTCAAAACTTTATCACGTCCATTACCG ATGGTATAAAGGCCCAGATGGCACATGTGAAGGCTCTGAACAAGAAGAGCAAAAGTCAGGATGACGCCCCGGATTCGCCGCATCATACCCCAATCACCGGCAACCGCAATCGGGATTTGGATTCAGATGAAGAACCAACTCCTTCAGtcaccaagaagaaaaagaaagtcaaACCCACCTCCCTCCAAACCTCTGCCGATGACGCCAATGATTCTGGGCCGGGGAGTTCCGCCACGCAGGAGCtggaaattgtgttcaaaCTCCATCCCAAAATGCTGGAAAACAAGGAGGTCATCGAGGCCATAAAAGAATCCTCCACCCGATACATCAAGACCACTTCCAAAGCCTTGGTCGAGCATCTGTGTAAATATTTGGCCATGCGGATATCCTTGGATTTTTCACCGGTCAAGAAAGAAACCCATACCACGCCTTCGTCGTCGTCAGGGGGAGTCGGGACCAACAGTACTGGGATGACCTCTTCGGTCAAAGACCTGACTATTTTCATCTCGCCGAGTCCCGGCCAAATGGTGGAACTGACCCCAAACATGTCCTTGAAGGGGGTGAACGAAAAGTATTGGATGGTTAACAAGCCCATGGAGATGTTATATGCCTTTCACCgccattga
- the LOC131876829 gene encoding uncharacterized protein LOC131876829 produces the protein MASDQTSDQVFQLRSSQFFLAEALDQQLKEENFVDVTLVCLDNLRFQDATLVKAHKMILASSSEFFQLVLKQNPCQHPVVILPQGITHDTLEIILEFIYRGEVSIPESKFPSVIQAANYLKIHGLRQDDTDVANCNSSEAGQSTDEPPPNSHSLKRKSSPKYHFKNKRKPVQPRKFGSEFKGSLGGIELPMEVKLESTEDEEEGEEEEEEKPMDFTIRPLQGRKNDEPTDQQESNLGTSPYFNLEAFKASLRSDPDTDNDLETPLSTEQFEESPSPPEPKAYTKKDLNEALESLKSKRMSLSRASEVYAIPATTLWQRANRMGIATPKRETNSKIWKNEDLTNALDALRKKEISANKASKIYGIPSSTLYKIARKEGIELAQPFNAVQTSWSQDDLRKALNAIRKGMPVQKASSEFGIPSGTLYGRCKKVGIELSKAAAVHWSEEDMVQALNSVQNGTLSINQAAIHHNLPYSSLYGRINRLRKENPSQWQGFTPDLTFEAFMAAGHHSEASLLSLTHAAVPDRGLGRGSSMISVPDASWRL, from the exons ATGGCGTCCGACCAGACCTCGGATCAGGTGTTCCAACTCCGGAGCTCGCAGTTTTTCTTAGCAGAG gCCTTGGATCAACAACTAAAGGAGGAAAACTTTGTGGATGTCACCCTTGTGTGCTTGGACAATCTCCGGTTTCAGGATGCTACCTTGGTTAAGGCGCATAAG ATGATTTTGGCTTCTTCATCCGAattttttcaattagtgcTCAAGCAGAATCCGTGCCAGCATCCTGTCGTGATCTTGCCACAAGGCATCACCCATGACACATTAGAGATCATCTTGGAATTCATCTACAGAGGCGAGGTCTCCATCCCTGAGTCCAAGTTCCCGTCAGTGATCCAAGCTGCCAATTATCTCAAGATCCATGGTCTCCGGCAAGATGACACAGACGTGGCAAATTGCAACAGCTCAGAGGCAGGCCAATCCACGGATGAGCCTCCACCGAATTCGCactcattgaaaagaaaatcatcgCCCAAGTaccatttcaagaacaaaCGAAAGCCAGTCCAGCCTCGAAAATTTGGAAGTGAATTCAAAGGCTCATTAGGGGGCATAGAGCTTCCAATGGAAGTTAAATTGGAGAGTAccgaagatgaagaagagggcgaagaagaggaagaggagaaacCTATGGATTTCACCATAAGGCCTTTGCAGGGACGCAAAAACGACGAGCCAACCGACCAACAGGAGTCCAACCTGGGCACATCTCCTTACTTCAATCTAGAGGCATTCAAGGCATCTCTTCGCTCAGATCCTGACACGGACAACGACCTAGAGACACCACTCTCAACTGAGCAATTTGAAGAGTCGCCCAGTCCCCCTGAGCCCAAAGCCTACACCAAAAAGGATCTTAATGAGGCGCTGGAGTCGTTGAAATCCAAACGGATgtctctttctcgggcttccGAGGTGTACGCCATTCCGGCCACCACTCTGTGGCAAAGAGCCAACCGAATGGGCATTGCCACACCCAAAAGAGAGACCAACAGCAAAATCTGGAAGAATGAGGACCTCACCAATGCCTTGGACGCTTTGCGGAAAAAAGAGATTTCTGCTAACAAAGCCTCCAAAATCTACGGAATTCCTTCTAGTACATTGTACAAAATTGCCAGAAAAGAGGGTATCGAGTTGGCTCAGCCTTTCAACGCGGTTCAAACCTCATGGAGCCAAGATGACCTCAGGAAGGCCCTCAATGCTATTCGGAAAGGAATGCCCGTTCAAAAGGCGTCTTCCGAGTTTGGCATTCCCAGTGGCACTCTCTACGGACGATGCAAGAAAGTCGGCATTGAATTGTCCAAAGCTGCGGCCGTTCATTGGTCGGAAGAGGACATGGTACAAGCCTTGAACTCGgtacaaaatggaaccctCTCTATCAACCAGGCTGCAATTCACCACAATCTGCCGTACTCGTCCCTTTACGGGCGAATAAATCGACTGAGGAAGGAGAATCCGAGCCAATGGCAAGGATTCACTCCAGACCTGACTTTTGAGGCCTTCATGGCTGCCGGTCACCATTCAGAGGCTTCGCTTCTCTCCCTGACTCATGCGGCCGTTCCAGACCGAGGATTGGGACGAGGAAGCTCTATGATTTCAGTTCCCGATGCCTCTTGGCGGCTATAG
- the LOC131876845 gene encoding putative uncharacterized protein DDB_G0282129, which translates to MFAPMRFNDDMGAMRPHMFQDDFMDPFFSARAPPMMFGGPHEFRNRGQGEFLDKGESYEVCISADGFNPEDLSVEVNADNLKLTVKAKKEETLDGQIVSTKQFSKTYDLPSDCKIEEMGSLFTEAGQLKISAPKTKEAIEAQKKRQIQHQQQQQQQQQQQQQQQQEQQRHVQHQGTAGGGASAVANRKISQTHNLFPSARLEEVNDTETRFEVKINVDGFEPNDLHVEVKADGILSIIGNHEEKRNGNVVSNKLHRSFALPENCKLAQIESNFSKDGILTVTAPKNVQTRVEETRKVPINVAH; encoded by the coding sequence ATGTTCGCTCCAATGCGGTTTAACGACGATATGGGCGCAATGAGGCCCCATATGTTCCAGGACGACTTTATGGATCCGTTCTTCTCCGCCCGAGCCCCGCCCATGATGTTTGGTGGCCCCCACGAGTTCAGAAATCGAGGACAAGGAGAGTTCTTGGACAAAGGCGAGAGCTATGAAGTGTGCATTAGTGCCGACGGATTCAACCCTGAAGATCTCAGTGTGGAGGTCAATGCAGATAATCTCAAGCTCACCgtgaaggccaagaaggaggAGACCCTGGATGGACAGATCGTGAGCACGAAGCAGTTCAGCAAAACCTATGACCTTCCCTCGGATTGCAAGATCGAGGAGATGGGCTCGCTCTTCACGGAAGCCGGTCAGCTTAAGATCAGCGCgcccaaaacaaaagaagccATTGAGGCGCAGAAGAAACGACAGATCCAGCaccagcagcaacaacaacagcaacaacaacaacagcaacaacaacaacaagagcaaCAGAGACACGTGCAGCACCAGGGAACGGCAGGAGGCGGAGCATCAGCCGTGGCTAATCGAAAGATATCGCAGACTCACAATTTGTTTCCCAGTGCTCGGCTCGAGGAAGTGAATGACACAGAGACCCGGTTTGAAGTCAAAATCAACGTGGACGGCTTCGAGCCCAACGACTTGCATGTGGAGGTCAAGGCTGACGGGATTCTGTCCATCATTGGCAACCACGAAGAGAAGCGCAACGGCAATGTCGTCAGTAATAAGCTCCATCGCTCCTTCGCATTACCCGAGAATTGCAAATTGGCTCAGATAGAGTCCAATTTCTCCAAGGACGGCATTCTGACCGTCACAGCTCCCAAAAACGTGCAGACACGAGTAGAAGAAACGAGGAAAGTGCCAATCAACGTTGCTCACTGA
- the LOC131876836 gene encoding actin-related protein 6-like has protein sequence MPVASVSSTFVLDNGACSLKAGYSSWSSPNVIPNSITKAKSEKRRIFIGNQIDECRDLSSLYFMLPFQKGYLTNWDYQKQIWDYMYGKQCLNVDTPSKNLVFTEPYFNFLSIQEGLSELFFEEYRFKNVFRTHPGDLTCYKNKMEHPEEPCCLVVDSGYSFTHIVPYVDGKRVRNATKRIDVGGKLLTNHLKEIISYRQLHVMDETYVMNACREDCCYVSLDFERDLTKAESRTESRDYVLPDFTNLRRGFMKSPEASNGRPEDSEQIIRMNNERFAVPEILFHPSDIGIQQMGIPETIAHVISECPEETQRWLYQNIVLTGGLAKMPGFRERILKDVRELAPNEFKVIVRLPEDPISYAWQGGAALADDPIFRELSVSKLDYQERGHQACVDKYYL, from the exons ATGCCCGTAGCCTCCGTGTCCTCGACGTTTGTCCTGGACAATGGAGCTTGCTCCCTCAAAGCCGGCTATTCAAGTTGGAGCTCGCCCAATGTGATTCCCAATAGTATTACCAAAGCCAAAAGCGAAAAACGCCGGATCTTCATCGGCAATCAG ATCGATGAATGTCGAGATTTGTCCTCGTTGTACTTCATGCTCCCGTTCCAAAAGGGCTACTTGACCAATTGGGATTACCAAAAGCAGATCTGGGATTACATGTATGGAAAGCAGTGCCTCAATGTGGACACGCCGAGCAAGAATTTGGTCTTCACCGAACCGTATTTCAATTTCCTGTCCATCCAAGAGGGTCTGTCGGAGTTATTCTTTGAAGAATATCGCTTTAAAAACGTGTTTCGAACCCATCCCGGAGATCTGACGTGCTACAAGAACAAAATGGAGCATCCCGAGGAGCCGTGTTGTTTAGTGGTGGATTCTGGCTACAGTTTCACCCATATAGTTCCCTATGTGGATGGAAAGCGAGTCCGGAATGCCACTAAGCGGATTGATGTGGGCGGGAAGCTCTTGACGAACCACCTAAAAGAGATCATCTCATACCGACAACTTCATGTTATGGACGAGACTTATGTGATGAATGCTTGCCGAGAGGATTGCTGTTACGTGTCCTTGGACTTTGAGAGGGACTTGACCAAGGCCGAGAGTCGCACTGAGAGCCGCGATTATGTCTTGCCGGACTTCACCAACCTTCGACGAGGCTTCATGAAGTCTCCCGAGGCAAGCAATGGCCGACCCGAGGACAGTGAGCAGATCATCCGGATGAATAATGAGCGCTTTGCGGTCCCGGAGATCCTCTTTCACCCGTCGGATATTGGAATCCAACAGATGGGCATTCCGGAGACCATTGCCCATGTGATTAGTGAATGTCCAGAGGAGACCCAACGGTGGTTGTACCAAAATATCGTGTTAACTGGCGGTCTTGCCAAAATGCCCGGCTTTCGAGAACGGATTCTCAAAGATGTCCGAGAGTTGGCGCCCAATGAGTTCAAG GTGATTGTCCGACTTCCTGAGGATCCAATTTCTTACGCATGGCAAGGAGGAGCGGCTTTAGCCGATGACCCCATTTTTAGAGAACTCAGTGTGTCCAAATTAGACTATCAAGAGCGTGGCCATCAGGCCTGTGTGGACAAATATTATCTTTAA